A single genomic interval of Nocardia bhagyanarayanae harbors:
- a CDS encoding acyl-CoA dehydrogenase family protein, with protein sequence MTGGLGMAKDWVREAELLVEEVLDREAAEVDRSGVVPPGHFDALAERGFYGFPLSEGMTPDTMIDTASTLIGGCLATGFVWAQHLGALRAVAFADNAALRERYLARMTAGTYRCGVSYAGARSAPTLFVEAVDDGMAISGTAPFVTGWEYVDAVVMSVRVTDGAAESVATLLVPTQDASGVTVERIPLIAADASATVRLTLDRTFVSDEHVIAVKPLDEFQSGRGSLTDWINGALSLGVLSRCVRELKGQGIDAYDAQYAALRTRFAAAMGDAEATYALRADIAEAAVRAAAAGIVATGSRATLSHTTAERRMRQASFALVCTTREPIKDALLDRLRPVELG encoded by the coding sequence GTGACAGGAGGGCTCGGGATGGCCAAGGACTGGGTGCGCGAAGCAGAGTTGTTGGTCGAGGAAGTGCTCGATCGGGAGGCGGCGGAAGTGGATCGCAGTGGAGTTGTCCCCCCTGGGCATTTCGACGCGTTGGCCGAGCGCGGGTTCTACGGATTCCCGCTTTCGGAGGGAATGACGCCCGACACGATGATCGACACCGCCTCCACGCTCATCGGTGGCTGTTTGGCAACGGGTTTCGTCTGGGCACAGCACCTCGGAGCGCTACGGGCGGTCGCATTCGCCGACAACGCCGCGCTGCGTGAGCGCTATCTGGCCCGGATGACGGCCGGGACGTACCGGTGCGGCGTGTCTTACGCGGGCGCTCGTTCGGCGCCGACCTTGTTCGTCGAAGCCGTCGACGACGGCATGGCGATCAGCGGCACCGCGCCCTTCGTCACCGGGTGGGAGTATGTCGACGCCGTGGTGATGTCGGTGCGTGTCACCGACGGCGCGGCGGAATCCGTTGCCACACTGTTGGTCCCGACACAGGACGCGAGCGGTGTGACGGTCGAGCGGATCCCGCTGATCGCCGCCGACGCCAGCGCCACGGTCCGGCTCACCCTCGACCGAACGTTCGTGTCCGACGAGCACGTCATCGCAGTGAAGCCCCTCGACGAGTTCCAATCCGGCCGCGGCAGCCTCACCGACTGGATCAACGGCGCGCTCTCCCTCGGCGTGCTATCGCGCTGCGTGCGCGAGCTGAAGGGCCAGGGCATCGACGCGTACGACGCGCAGTACGCGGCGCTGCGGACCCGATTCGCCGCGGCGATGGGCGATGCCGAGGCGACCTACGCGCTGCGCGCCGACATCGCCGAAGCCGCGGTGCGTGCGGCGGCCGCGGGCATCGTCGCGACCGGCAGCCGAGCGACATTGAGTCATACGACGGCCGAGCGCCGGATGCGCCAGGCGAGCTTCGCCCTCGTCTGCACCACCCGCGAACCGATCAAGGACGCCCTGCTCGACCGCCTGCGTCCGGTCGAGCTCGGCTGA
- a CDS encoding argininosuccinate synthase codes for MSERVVLAYSGGLDTSVAISWIGKETGAEVVAVAIDLGQGGEDMNVVRQRALDCGAVEAIVVDARDEFADEYCLPTIQANALYMGQYPLVSAISRPLIVKHLVEAAKFHGATTVAHGCTGKGNDQVRFEVGIGALAPDLNVIAPVRDYAWTREKAIAFAEENSLPINVTKKSPFSIDQNVWGRAVETGFLEDLWNAPTKDVYDYTADPTVNFEAPDELIVTFDKGVPVAIDGRPVSVLQAIVELNHRAGRQGVGRLDMVEDRLVGIKSREIYEAPGALALITAHQALENVTIERELGRYKRQVEQRWGELAYDGLWFSPLKRALDAFVQDTQQHVSGEIRMVLHGGNAVVNGRRSEQSLYDFNLATYDEGDTFDQSLAKGFVQIHGLSSKVAARRDLNQK; via the coding sequence ATGTCCGAGCGCGTCGTACTCGCCTACTCCGGTGGGCTTGACACCTCCGTCGCGATCAGCTGGATCGGCAAGGAGACCGGCGCCGAGGTCGTGGCCGTCGCCATCGATCTGGGCCAGGGCGGCGAGGACATGAACGTGGTGCGCCAGCGCGCGCTGGACTGCGGCGCCGTCGAGGCGATCGTGGTCGACGCCCGCGACGAGTTCGCCGACGAGTACTGCCTGCCCACCATCCAGGCCAACGCCCTGTACATGGGCCAGTACCCGCTCGTCTCCGCGATCAGCCGCCCGCTCATCGTCAAGCACCTGGTGGAGGCCGCCAAGTTCCACGGCGCCACCACCGTCGCGCACGGCTGCACCGGCAAGGGCAACGACCAGGTGCGCTTCGAGGTCGGCATCGGCGCCCTCGCGCCCGACCTGAACGTGATCGCCCCGGTCCGCGACTACGCGTGGACCCGCGAGAAGGCCATCGCCTTCGCCGAGGAGAACAGCCTCCCGATCAACGTCACCAAGAAGTCGCCGTTCTCCATCGACCAGAACGTGTGGGGCCGCGCCGTCGAGACCGGCTTCCTCGAGGACCTGTGGAACGCGCCGACCAAGGACGTCTACGACTACACCGCCGACCCGACCGTCAACTTCGAGGCGCCGGACGAACTGATCGTCACCTTCGACAAGGGTGTGCCGGTCGCGATCGACGGCCGCCCGGTCAGCGTGCTCCAGGCGATCGTCGAGCTGAACCACCGCGCGGGCCGTCAGGGTGTCGGCCGCCTGGACATGGTCGAGGACCGTCTCGTCGGCATCAAGAGCCGCGAGATCTACGAGGCCCCCGGCGCCCTCGCGCTGATCACCGCGCACCAGGCTCTGGAGAACGTGACCATCGAGCGCGAGCTGGGCCGCTACAAGCGCCAGGTCGAGCAGCGCTGGGGCGAGCTGGCCTACGACGGCCTGTGGTTCTCCCCGCTCAAGCGCGCGCTGGACGCCTTCGTCCAGGACACCCAGCAGCACGTCTCCGGCGAGATCCGGATGGTCCTGCACGGCGGCAACGCGGTGGTCAACGGCCGCCGCTCCGAGCAGTCGCTCTACGACTTCAACCTGGCCACCTACGACGAGGGCGACACCTTCGACCAGTCGCTGGCCAAGGGCTTCGTGCAGATCCACGGCCTGTCCTCGAAGGTCGCCGCGCGTCGCGACCTGAACCAGAAGTAG